One part of the Mariniblastus fucicola genome encodes these proteins:
- a CDS encoding thioredoxin domain-containing protein translates to MKPSPGYLCFIRTFLMPLLILAVGCSSPNEDLVKTSQAQEQAAEKSLDEDAKKHTNALAKESSPYLLMHAHNPVNWYPWSEESLQKARDEGKPIFLSVGYSSCHWCHVMERESFLDEEIASFLNENFICIKVDREERPDVDQIYMESLNVYNQLTRNGQGGGWPLSMFLTSEGKPFFGGTYFPARDGDRGVRVGFLSVVKRIRDSWNDNRDGVTKMADQLTEITRSQLEGSPPLAAKKIKGSWTKRALQQLKRSFDPEWGGFGFVAATPDRPKFPEPSNLLLLQEWIRQQPDGEEKENAKNMLAKTLSKMALGGMYDHLGGGFHRYSVDRFWAIPHFEKMLYDNGQLASVYAEAYKLDPKPEYKRTVEGLLAFVEREMTSPEGGFYSALDAESEGVEGKFYRWEKDEVQKILGDDAFKLFAETYRLNEAPNFESEYYAPQLKSALDAETDAKLVDSRKKLFDVRAKRPRPLLDNKILTGWNGMMIRGFADAGRVFENAHYVDVASRAADFALTKLTDEEGRLWRTNTDGESKLNAYLEDYACLIEGLLALHKATDDKKWIDAAVKLQAKQDELFWDEKNGGYFYTSKDHETLIIRTKRAADGAQPSGSSVSANNLIYLANATKDDSFKDKALATVLSASGLMDKYPTIAPRMLIAALKLKK, encoded by the coding sequence ATGAAACCCAGCCCTGGATATCTTTGCTTCATCCGGACGTTCCTGATGCCACTTTTGATTTTGGCCGTCGGTTGCTCATCGCCCAACGAAGACCTGGTGAAGACTTCGCAAGCTCAGGAGCAGGCTGCCGAAAAATCTCTGGACGAAGACGCCAAAAAACACACCAACGCGTTGGCAAAAGAAAGCAGTCCCTATCTTCTGATGCACGCTCACAATCCGGTGAACTGGTATCCATGGAGCGAGGAGTCGCTGCAGAAAGCTCGCGATGAGGGAAAACCAATTTTTCTTTCGGTTGGCTATTCCAGTTGTCACTGGTGTCACGTGATGGAGCGTGAATCATTTTTGGATGAAGAGATTGCCTCGTTTCTCAATGAGAATTTCATTTGCATCAAAGTCGATCGCGAAGAACGGCCGGACGTCGATCAGATCTATATGGAAAGCCTCAATGTTTACAACCAGTTGACTCGAAACGGTCAGGGTGGCGGATGGCCGCTGTCGATGTTTTTGACTTCTGAAGGAAAACCGTTTTTCGGCGGAACCTATTTTCCTGCCCGTGATGGAGACCGTGGAGTAAGAGTCGGGTTCCTTTCGGTGGTGAAACGAATTCGCGATAGCTGGAACGACAATCGCGACGGCGTTACCAAAATGGCTGATCAGCTGACGGAAATCACCCGGTCGCAACTCGAAGGCAGTCCGCCATTGGCGGCGAAGAAGATCAAGGGTTCGTGGACCAAGCGAGCTTTGCAGCAATTGAAGCGATCTTTCGATCCGGAATGGGGAGGATTCGGATTCGTTGCGGCAACTCCTGATCGTCCCAAATTTCCAGAGCCCTCAAATTTGCTGCTGTTGCAAGAGTGGATTCGCCAACAACCCGACGGCGAAGAAAAGGAAAATGCCAAAAACATGTTGGCGAAAACGCTCAGCAAAATGGCGCTCGGCGGAATGTACGATCACCTCGGCGGTGGCTTTCATCGCTACAGTGTCGATCGATTCTGGGCCATTCCTCACTTCGAGAAAATGCTCTACGACAACGGTCAACTCGCATCGGTTTATGCCGAAGCCTATAAACTGGATCCAAAACCTGAATACAAAAGGACTGTCGAAGGATTGCTCGCGTTTGTCGAACGCGAGATGACTTCGCCAGAGGGCGGGTTTTATTCAGCGCTCGATGCTGAATCAGAAGGCGTCGAAGGAAAGTTCTATCGCTGGGAGAAAGATGAAGTCCAGAAAATTCTGGGCGACGACGCGTTCAAACTTTTCGCGGAAACCTATCGACTGAATGAAGCACCGAACTTCGAAAGCGAATACTACGCGCCGCAACTGAAATCAGCACTCGATGCGGAAACCGATGCAAAACTTGTCGACTCACGGAAAAAGCTGTTTGACGTTCGAGCCAAACGACCTCGCCCTCTGCTGGACAACAAAATCCTGACCGGTTGGAACGGAATGATGATTCGAGGCTTTGCCGACGCAGGACGCGTCTTCGAGAATGCTCACTACGTCGACGTTGCATCGCGAGCCGCTGATTTTGCATTGACGAAACTGACCGACGAAGAAGGCCGGCTATGGCGGACGAATACTGATGGCGAGTCAAAACTCAACGCCTACCTCGAAGACTACGCCTGTCTGATCGAAGGTCTGCTGGCTTTGCACAAGGCGACCGACGACAAAAAGTGGATCGATGCTGCGGTGAAGTTGCAGGCGAAACAGGACGAGCTGTTTTGGGATGAAAAGAACGGCGGATACTTTTACACCTCGAAAGATCACGAGACGCTGATCATCCGGACCAAACGCGCTGCCGATGGAGCCCAACCGTCTGGATCGAGTGTGTCTGCCAATAACTTGATCTATCTGGCCAACGCAACCAAGGACGATTCCTTCAAAGACAAAGCACTCGCGACCGTGCTATCGGCGTCCGGGCTGATGGACAAATATCCCACGATTGCTCCACGGATGCTCATTGCCGCGTTGAAGCTGAAAAAGTAG
- the def gene encoding peptide deformylase: MKIIHYPHPTLRYKSKPVTVINRELKEIVREMFVLMYAAKGIGLAANQVGLPLQLFVINLAGNPDEGDERVFINPVISKPGGQSEAEEGCLSIPEVNGMVLRPEKVHVSAFDLAGNEIDETVDGLLARAIQHEHDHLNSILFIDRLSESVKKNIDGQLYEFENHHQALVKSGEIPDVETNIKQLAEIEAKFCV, translated from the coding sequence TTGAAAATCATTCACTATCCTCATCCAACGCTGCGTTACAAATCAAAACCGGTAACCGTCATCAATCGTGAACTCAAAGAGATCGTTCGCGAAATGTTCGTACTGATGTACGCCGCGAAGGGCATCGGGTTGGCTGCGAATCAGGTGGGACTTCCGTTGCAACTGTTTGTTATCAATCTTGCGGGCAACCCCGATGAAGGCGATGAGCGGGTCTTCATCAATCCGGTGATCAGCAAACCTGGAGGCCAGTCCGAAGCGGAAGAAGGTTGTCTGAGCATCCCCGAAGTCAACGGTATGGTGCTGCGCCCGGAGAAGGTGCACGTGTCTGCTTTCGATCTTGCCGGAAACGAAATCGATGAAACCGTGGACGGACTGTTGGCTCGAGCCATTCAGCACGAACATGACCATCTCAACAGTATCCTGTTTATCGATCGACTGTCGGAATCGGTGAAGAAGAACATCGATGGACAACTGTACGAGTTCGAAAACCATCACCAGGCACTGGTTAAATCAGGGGAGATTCCTGATGTCGAAACCAACATCAAGCAACTCGCTGAAATCGAAGCGAAGTTTTGCGTTTAA
- a CDS encoding aminoacyl-histidine dipeptidase, with protein MNDKVAQLAPAEVWTWFEKLNEVPRPSKQEERVIAFIQSVGAELGLETITDDAGNVIIRKPATAGKEGVTPVILQAHLDMVHQKNADTDFDFSSQGIESKIDGDWVKAKGTTLGADNGMGVASILAVLASDSIEHGSVEALFTIDEETGMTGAFELQPGLLQGKILLNTDTEDEGELTIGCAGGIDTSVTVRCTSQTPSAGTWLKVSITGLRGGHSGCEIHLGRGNANKIMNRILWTCQQAGADFEVASINGGSLRNAIPRESFAVLNVRDETTFKTTASTIVATIQAELSKTEPDLKVEFEATDAVERVLEASLQKNLLAGIYAAPCGVIRMSDQVDGLVETSTSLSLVGIDSEKASIEFLTRSSVESAKTDVTNQIEAAFAVASANVTHNGNYPGWEPNADSEMVALMKGIYEEMFGEQAIVNAVHAGLECGIIGSHYPGLDMVSFGPTIKNPHSPDEMCHIQSVEKYWQFLLEVLKRIE; from the coding sequence ATGAACGACAAGGTTGCGCAACTCGCGCCTGCAGAGGTTTGGACGTGGTTTGAAAAACTGAACGAAGTGCCCCGTCCATCAAAACAGGAAGAACGGGTCATCGCTTTCATTCAGAGCGTCGGCGCCGAATTGGGATTGGAAACCATCACTGACGATGCAGGGAATGTCATCATTCGAAAACCGGCGACGGCGGGCAAAGAAGGCGTGACGCCTGTGATCCTGCAGGCGCACCTCGACATGGTGCATCAGAAAAACGCCGACACCGATTTCGATTTCTCGTCACAGGGCATTGAGTCCAAGATCGACGGCGATTGGGTCAAAGCCAAAGGTACAACGTTGGGCGCTGACAACGGAATGGGCGTGGCTTCGATCCTCGCAGTTCTGGCGTCCGACTCGATCGAACACGGATCTGTCGAAGCGCTGTTTACGATCGATGAAGAAACCGGGATGACCGGCGCGTTTGAGCTGCAACCCGGATTGCTGCAAGGAAAAATCCTGCTCAACACCGACACCGAAGACGAAGGCGAATTGACGATCGGATGCGCCGGAGGCATCGACACATCGGTTACCGTTCGCTGCACCAGTCAGACTCCGTCGGCAGGCACCTGGTTGAAGGTTTCGATCACCGGATTGCGAGGGGGCCATTCGGGTTGCGAGATCCATTTGGGACGGGGAAACGCGAACAAAATCATGAATCGGATCCTGTGGACCTGCCAACAGGCTGGGGCCGATTTCGAAGTCGCGTCGATCAACGGTGGCAGCCTGAGAAATGCGATTCCACGCGAATCGTTTGCGGTCCTCAACGTTCGCGATGAAACAACTTTTAAGACGACGGCATCAACGATCGTCGCAACGATTCAGGCAGAACTTTCAAAGACCGAACCGGATTTGAAAGTAGAGTTCGAAGCGACCGATGCGGTTGAGAGAGTCCTTGAGGCTTCGCTGCAGAAAAACCTGTTGGCTGGAATTTACGCGGCGCCGTGTGGCGTGATTCGAATGAGCGATCAAGTTGATGGGCTTGTCGAAACTTCGACCAGTCTGTCGCTCGTTGGGATCGATTCGGAAAAAGCATCGATCGAATTTCTGACTCGCAGCAGTGTTGAGTCAGCAAAGACAGATGTCACAAATCAAATCGAAGCAGCGTTTGCAGTCGCTTCCGCCAACGTCACTCACAACGGAAACTATCCGGGCTGGGAACCAAACGCTGATTCCGAAATGGTTGCTCTGATGAAAGGCATCTATGAAGAAATGTTCGGCGAGCAAGCGATCGTCAACGCCGTTCACGCCGGGCTTGAATGCGGCATTATCGGCAGCCACTATCCCGGGCTGGACATGGTTTCGTTTGGTCCGACGATCAAAAATCCGCACTCTCCCGATGAGATGTGCCACATCCAAAGCGTAGAAAAGTATTGGCAGTTCCTGTTGGAAGTTCTCAAGCGCATCGAGTAG
- the fmt gene encoding methionyl-tRNA formyltransferase, translating into MRLILFGTGPFAVPSYEALIDQHEVVAMVTRPIEDGGKRRKTAENPTRDLGEAKGLKILDPPNCNEADFVKQLEAFNADLFVVCDYGQILSRDCLAAARLGGINLHGSLLPLYRGAAPIQWCVYNGDTVTGVTVIHMTAKLDGGPCIVKSELTIGADETAEELEPRLSNLGHAAIEKAIAMLESWDGESTLGEIQDPAMATKAPRLKKSDGKIDFSRTATQIFNQVRAFVPWPRSFMNWTPQGKSPIRLIVGRTSVVDEADMAEETLTDVDPGAVALCDSNRLWIQTGVGLISILEIQPSGKRMMPISDFLRGHQPNVGDVLS; encoded by the coding sequence ATGCGTTTGATTCTATTTGGAACTGGGCCCTTTGCGGTGCCTTCCTATGAAGCGCTGATTGATCAGCACGAAGTAGTCGCCATGGTGACGCGTCCGATCGAAGACGGTGGCAAGCGTCGCAAGACTGCTGAAAATCCGACGCGTGATTTGGGTGAAGCCAAAGGATTGAAAATCCTGGATCCGCCCAACTGCAATGAAGCGGATTTCGTAAAACAGCTCGAGGCCTTCAACGCGGATCTGTTCGTTGTTTGCGACTACGGCCAGATACTTTCGCGAGACTGTTTGGCAGCGGCACGACTGGGTGGAATCAATTTGCACGGTTCGCTTCTGCCGCTTTACCGTGGTGCAGCCCCGATCCAGTGGTGCGTCTACAACGGCGACACGGTCACCGGTGTTACGGTAATTCACATGACGGCAAAACTCGATGGTGGCCCATGCATTGTGAAATCTGAGCTGACGATCGGTGCCGATGAAACTGCGGAAGAGCTTGAGCCACGTTTGTCGAATCTCGGACACGCTGCGATTGAAAAAGCCATCGCCATGCTTGAGTCATGGGACGGTGAATCGACGCTGGGTGAAATTCAGGATCCCGCGATGGCAACGAAAGCGCCACGGCTGAAAAAGTCTGATGGGAAAATTGATTTCAGTCGAACAGCGACGCAAATTTTCAATCAGGTCCGTGCCTTCGTACCTTGGCCTCGCTCGTTCATGAACTGGACTCCGCAAGGAAAAAGTCCCATTCGTTTAATTGTTGGAAGAACATCGGTCGTCGACGAAGCTGACATGGCGGAAGAAACGCTGACTGATGTTGATCCGGGCGCGGTCGCGCTCTGCGATTCAAATCGATTGTGGATTCAGACCGGCGTAGGGCTAATTTCAATTCTGGAAATTCAGCCTTCGGGCAAACGCATGATGCCGATCTCGGACTTTTTGCGAGGCCATCAACCGAACGTTGGTGACGTACTTTCGTAG
- the folK gene encoding 2-amino-4-hydroxy-6-hydroxymethyldihydropteridine diphosphokinase — protein MNQSSPKKAEALIAFGANQGDAESTLRKTVESLQNAPQILELKCSQAVRTKAITGQSTDDSASQSEYLNAAIRVLTTWNPGELHRAMIEIEKEFGRERDEHWAPRTIDLDLLIFGDQQIRSKELTVPHPRMSFRRFVLEPALDVAADMVHPESGMTLQQLVDHLEKPTQNIVLATNDASFADAVVANVPSTVHVASTVNAFMTEAVNAKLVVAYFNQTNLDEETEKLTRFAYNFAGPTLRLDETLGDVHATREILAAIDAMQ, from the coding sequence ATGAATCAATCTTCTCCCAAAAAAGCCGAAGCTTTAATCGCGTTCGGCGCCAATCAGGGAGACGCCGAATCAACGCTGCGAAAAACAGTTGAATCGTTGCAGAACGCGCCGCAAATTTTGGAACTGAAGTGTTCTCAAGCTGTGCGAACCAAAGCCATCACCGGGCAATCTACAGACGATTCGGCGTCGCAGAGCGAGTACCTTAACGCCGCAATTCGCGTGCTCACGACGTGGAACCCTGGCGAACTTCATCGCGCGATGATCGAAATCGAGAAAGAGTTTGGACGTGAACGCGACGAACACTGGGCGCCACGAACCATTGATCTTGATCTGCTTATCTTCGGCGACCAACAAATTCGCAGCAAAGAGCTGACGGTTCCGCACCCAAGGATGTCGTTTCGGCGTTTTGTACTGGAGCCAGCCCTCGACGTGGCCGCTGATATGGTGCACCCGGAGTCGGGGATGACGCTGCAACAATTGGTGGACCATCTGGAGAAACCAACACAGAATATCGTTCTCGCTACCAATGATGCGAGCTTTGCGGATGCCGTTGTCGCAAACGTTCCTTCTACGGTACATGTAGCGAGTACTGTCAACGCCTTTATGACGGAAGCCGTGAACGCGAAACTGGTCGTGGCTTACTTCAATCAAACGAATTTGGACGAAGAGACCGAAAAGCTGACTCGTTTCGCATACAATTTTGCTGGGCCAACGCTTCGGTTGGATGAGACACTTGGCGATGTTCATGCCACCAGAGAGATTCTCGCTGCAATCGACGCCATGCAATAA
- a CDS encoding ATP-binding protein yields the protein MDASSDRHLINASWLIKLRWVAVVGQVVTIMITIGLFKIKLPSVWLLAVAISLTAVSNLMLMHWYLSLAKKEVKPKPSNRVMGVILLMDLFSLTTLLYATGGPNNPFSLFFFVNVSLSALVLNRKWAWGLNVMSILCFAGLLFDHHQIEQLDMGLDSITDHGIATLRHVGLLVAFTACSSVIVYFMTRLTDELRQQQVTVRRAEESRARYEKIEALGTLAAGAAHELATPLSTIAIVAKDVEKAFEQHPPNFPGANDVVEDVSLIRSQLDRCRGILDRMSSHAGESIGEQMQSVSMEELIDSCLEGLIGASRVEVSLPPDADSWMVDVPLDALSQAIRGLIKNAIDADESGRSVRLAVTHRGDKAEVEITDWGSGMPEEILQRVSEPFFTTKPPGKGMGLGVFLAINVLRGVDGDVVYRSAPGEGTTATVSFRGQK from the coding sequence ATGGATGCCAGTTCAGATCGACACCTCATCAATGCCAGCTGGCTGATCAAACTACGTTGGGTCGCGGTGGTCGGTCAGGTGGTCACGATCATGATCACGATCGGACTGTTCAAAATTAAGCTTCCTTCGGTTTGGCTGTTGGCCGTGGCGATCTCGCTGACCGCCGTGTCGAACCTCATGCTGATGCACTGGTATTTGTCGCTGGCAAAAAAAGAAGTCAAACCAAAGCCATCGAATCGCGTCATGGGCGTGATTCTGTTGATGGACCTGTTTTCACTGACGACCCTGCTGTACGCGACGGGCGGCCCCAACAATCCGTTTTCATTGTTCTTCTTTGTCAACGTGAGCCTCTCGGCTCTGGTTCTGAACCGAAAGTGGGCTTGGGGACTTAACGTGATGTCAATCCTTTGTTTTGCCGGGCTGCTGTTCGACCATCACCAGATCGAACAACTGGACATGGGGCTGGATTCGATTACCGACCACGGGATCGCGACGCTTCGGCACGTAGGTCTGTTAGTCGCTTTCACAGCCTGCTCAAGCGTTATCGTTTACTTCATGACACGGCTCACGGACGAACTTCGTCAGCAGCAAGTTACTGTCCGCAGAGCTGAAGAGTCGCGAGCACGCTATGAGAAAATCGAAGCACTCGGAACGCTTGCCGCCGGCGCGGCACACGAACTGGCGACACCGCTGTCAACCATCGCCATCGTTGCCAAGGATGTCGAGAAAGCTTTCGAGCAGCATCCGCCAAACTTTCCCGGTGCCAATGATGTCGTGGAGGACGTCAGTCTGATTCGCAGCCAGCTGGATCGCTGCCGAGGTATTCTCGATCGCATGTCCAGCCACGCCGGCGAAAGCATTGGCGAACAAATGCAATCTGTTTCCATGGAGGAACTAATCGATAGCTGCCTCGAAGGCCTGATCGGTGCCAGTCGCGTCGAGGTGAGCTTGCCGCCAGACGCAGATTCCTGGATGGTCGATGTTCCTCTCGATGCTTTAAGCCAGGCAATTCGAGGCCTGATAAAGAACGCGATCGACGCCGACGAGTCCGGTCGTTCGGTGCGGCTCGCCGTTACGCATCGCGGTGACAAAGCAGAGGTAGAGATTACCGATTGGGGTTCGGGCATGCCGGAAGAAATTCTGCAACGTGTCAGCGAACCTTTCTTTACCACCAAACCGCCGGGAAAAGGCATGGGGCTGGGTGTGTTCCTGGCGATCAACGTGCTGCGGGGTGTTGATGGCGATGTCGTTTATCGATCGGCACCAGGCGAAGGCACGACCGCAACGGTTTCGTTTCGCGGTCAGAAATAG